A region of the Hirundo rustica isolate bHirRus1 chromosome 5, bHirRus1.pri.v3, whole genome shotgun sequence genome:
AAAATTCTCCAAGTCAGCTAGGGAATCGTAAAGAGAATCATCTGTGTCCTGACTTCTGAGAAACTTTCGAAGGGTATCTAAAGCACTCAAAGCCTCATTTTTGGAGGGTAAAAGCTGTTCAGCTCCCTGAAGTCGATCACCTTCTTCCTTATCTTCATCACCAACAAATGTCTCAGTTTTATCTGATGCACTTTCTTTGGCACACGTCCTTTCATTATTTGTGGGCACTTCATAAGTTACCAAGCCATCATCTAGAGCTGCATACTCTTCCAAAGACAAACCTTCTGGAAACTCTATTCCAGCTGCCCGTGCATGTGCAATCAAATCAAAATCACTTTCAACCTCATTGTCATTATCATTTGTCTCAGTTTCTAATTTGAAAGTTGCTCCATTGTAACTTTTTACAATCATCTCTGGTGTTACTTCCCTCCAGCACAGGTACAGCATCTCAATTGCATCAAGAAGGGTCAGCATAAACTCTTTATTACGTTCTACACAGTCAACAAATCTCTTGATGAGACAGTGCCTGTATTTAACCTTCAGACTTCTGATAATCCTTTCTTTCATAGCTATATATGAAGAAGAGTCTGGAGGAAAGAATACTAATTTGACAGACTTCAGGTTCTTTACTTCTGTGTGAGCTGGGAGAGAATCAACAAGAATAACCACTTGGCGCTGCTGTGCTTGAAATCTGTTATCGAGTTTATTCATCCACTGTTCAAAGAGTCCTGAGGTCATGCATGCCCTATCATTTGCTTCATAATCCACTGGCAGCGATTTCACATCTTTGAAAGAGCGTGGACTTTTACTTTTCCCTATAATGAGCAGTGGAAGTTTCTCAGAGCCATCCATATTTGTACCC
Encoded here:
- the TIGD4 gene encoding tigger transposable element-derived protein 4, with protein sequence MSMVAAMATTASTAREAAPAPSSARGIGRESGTEGACPAVGADERSWETLLGAMAEALPEHTVRRKKSISIEEKIDIISAVESGKKKADIAAKYGIKRNSLSSIMKNKEKVLEAFETLRFDPKRKRLRTAFYADLEEALMKWYRIAQCLNVPVNGPMLRLKANDFAQKLGHGDFKCSNGWLDRFKSRYGLVFRAQPVEAAAAPTVSDPTLWYQNVLLSYLNDYQPKNVFYVQETGLFYQMLPHNRFAFKGEICSVGKQSKESVTVVVGTNMDGSEKLPLLIIGKSKSPRSFKDVKSLPVDYEANDRACMTSGLFEQWMNKLDNRFQAQQRQVVILVDSLPAHTEVKNLKSVKLVFFPPDSSSYIAMKERIIRSLKVKYRHCLIKRFVDCVERNKEFMLTLLDAIEMLYLCWREVTPEMIVKSYNGATFKLETETNDNDNEVESDFDLIAHARAAGIEFPEGLSLEEYAALDDGLVTYEVPTNNERTCAKESASDKTETFVGDEDKEEGDRLQGAEQLLPSKNEALSALDTLRKFLRSQDTDDSLYDSLADLENFIQCVTCE